Below is a genomic region from Pectobacterium polaris.
TGCTGCAGCGAGCGCCCCGCCTCGACCGTCACCTTGCCGGCGGCAAGCTGGGTAGCATTAATCGTGACATTGTCACCTTTAAGAACGAGTTGATGAGCGGAGTTGACCGTGCCCTGCGCATCGACGCCGGCACTGATGACGCTGTTTTGCGCCTGCAGTCCGCCACCCGATGTCAGTTCGATGTGTTGTCCGGCCCGCAGCGTCGCGTCCTGCAGCGTGATGTCCTGTCGGGCGTTCAGCGTTAGCGCGTCACCCGCCTGTTGCTTGCCCCGCAGCGCCAGCGCCTCCGCGTCGGCCTGAATGCTGCCCTGCGCCACCGCATCGCCGAGGCTGAGTTTACCGTTGGCCGACAGCGTGATATCGCCGCTGCGCGCGCTCAGATTACCGAGGTTAACGCCCACGCCCTTATCGCTGGAAACCAGCTTGATGCGATTGGTGTACATGCCGCCCAGCGCGCCCGTATCCAGCGCGACTTTTACATTACTGCCAGCCACGCCGCCGTCCGCCGCCTGCGCCGTCACCTTGCCCGTCGCATCGACCTGATTGGCCCCCAGCACAATCCGGGTATCGTTGGCATTCAGCCCGGCATCAATCTGCGCGGTGCGGGCTATCAGGCTGAGGTAGTCACTCTTGCTCGCATCCAGCCCCTGCCCGGTCAGCGTGATATCGCCGCGCTTCACGTCGATATGCTGCAGATTCCCCTGCGCATCCAACTGCGGTTTACCGGTGGTCAGCGTCACCTGCGGGGTATTGATAAAGCCGCAGCCGTCGCAGGTAATGCCGTTCGGATTGGCAACAATCACGCTGGCCTGCTTGCCGCCCACTTCCAGGTAGCCCGCCAGCGTACTGCGATTGGTGGACACCACTTCGTTGATAATGGCGTCGGCAGCCTTGCCTTTCAGGTTGGGGTTGTTCTGGATCAGCCCGCCGAGCTGAGTCGGATTGAGCTGCGCCGTGCCGTTATTCAGGATCAGACCCGGCTTGTCGACGTTAAAATCCTGGTACTGATTGTGGGAGATCCCCGCGCTGTTTGGCGTGGCGATATTGATGACCGGGACGCCGTTGCCGGCCTGATCCAGCGCGGTATTGCCCGTAGCGACCTGCACGCCCGCCGCCATCGCCGGCAGCAGCGGCTGAAACGCAATCAAATGGATCAACGTATACGCCAGCAGGCGTTGTGTGGTTTTTACTGGTTTCATCCCTGATCCCCGGTCTTAATAATTAACAACGAAAAATTAAAAACTAAAAAGACAGCCCAACGCGGTAATACACCACGGCACTATCCTGTTTTAGCCAGTTGGGATGTGCCAACGGCCAGCCAACCGTGATTTGTTGTGATAGATATTGATTCGCGACACCCGCGCCTACCGCCGCGCCCCACAGCGTACCCGCCGATTCGCTGTCGGCCTGATGTGAGAAGAGATGCCCGCCGTCCACCGCTGCCGTCAGAGTGACGCTGCCCAGCAGCGGCAGTTGCGCCGCTCGCCAGTTGAGTTCGTTGCGCCAGTAACCACCGCGATTGCCTGAAAGATACTGCTCTTTGAAACCGCGAACGGAGGTTTCCCCGCCCAGCGTGACCTGCTCGCTGCCATACAGGCGCTGCGGTGAATACTGGCCGTAGAAGTTGGTGAGGTAATGAAGGTTGTCAGCAATCGGGTAGTAATAACTGGCCGCCAACGTCACCTTGTTAAATTCGGCGCGCAGCGCATCATCAGATTTCCCTTCATCGCTTTCAGCGCCGAACCAGCGCGTTCCCCGGCTGTATGCAGGGTTGAGCGTCGCCAGCCCGCCCCACAGCTTCTGACTGTGGTTGATGCCGATAATCGCGCTGCTGAGTTTACGGCTGCTGGATTGCAGCAGGACATCGTTCAGGTAGTTCTTTCCGATACGGTGCGACAGACCCGCCGAGAGGCTGGTTTTCATGTCGCCGTTGCGAAACACCACGCGTGACAGCGTGGCGCGGTGCGTCTGGCTGTCGCCGGTTGAATGCCAGAGAAAATCCCGGTTGATGAAATCGTTGCGATAACGGCTTTGGGAGTAGTCGTAGCTGAGCGTCCAGTAACCATAGGGCAACGACACGCCCGCCTGCAGGCTTTCGACATTGCGGCTATCGCGAAACTCGCTGCTGTGCCCGCCGTTAACAAACCACTGGTCGGCTAGCCCCAGCACGTTATCCGCCCACAGACCGCCGCTTAGCTGCCGCTCTCCGGTGCTTTTCTGCCCGCTATTATCAAAACCGATGTTTGCCGTCAGCGGAATTTGTTTCTTATTGGTAAGGTTGACGATGGAATAGCCGGGCTGGCTGCCGGGCTGAATTTCGATGCTCACCTGCTGCGTCGGCATGCGGTTGAGCTGTTCCATACCCTGCTCGATATCCCGCAGATTGAGAATGTTGCCTTCCAGCCCTGGGAAAACCTGTTTTAATGCCCACGTCGATTGGTTATTAAGATTAATAGATTCGAGACGACCTTCCAGAATATCGATCTGTAATACGCCACCAGAAAGATCTTGTTCAGCAATAAAGGCTCGGCTGGTGATATAACCCCGCTCGATATACCAATTACTGACGTCATGAATCAACTGATTTATATCGTTAACATTAAGACAACGATTAATATAATCTTTATTTAACCTATTTTTATCTTTTTCACGCAGCAGGGAGCTATTGTGATAATTAATATCTTTAATGAAAAAGCAGTGCCCGGCATCGCTTCCGCCAGTTGGATTTGTCGTCGTTTGCGGTTGATTTAACTGTAATAAAGCATCGCGCTGCTGCCGGGATTGGTCAATTACCTCGGCCTGCCGCTGCTGAATGTCATTTCTGTCTGCCGGATTAAGCGGCGCGGAAAATACGGTATAAGAAAATAGCGCAGGCACGATAACGAACAGCCTGAAAAAACCACGCATGGCTTCATCCCTGATGAGAATAATTTTTTCGGCATAGTAGAACCGTTAATTACCAAGCTCAATATGTCAGGTAATATATAATTTTATGACAATCGGT
It encodes:
- a CDS encoding ShlB/FhaC/HecB family hemolysin secretion/activation protein, with amino-acid sequence MRGFFRLFVIVPALFSYTVFSAPLNPADRNDIQQRQAEVIDQSRQQRDALLQLNQPQTTTNPTGGSDAGHCFFIKDINYHNSSLLREKDKNRLNKDYINRCLNVNDINQLIHDVSNWYIERGYITSRAFIAEQDLSGGVLQIDILEGRLESINLNNQSTWALKQVFPGLEGNILNLRDIEQGMEQLNRMPTQQVSIEIQPGSQPGYSIVNLTNKKQIPLTANIGFDNSGQKSTGERQLSGGLWADNVLGLADQWFVNGGHSSEFRDSRNVESLQAGVSLPYGYWTLSYDYSQSRYRNDFINRDFLWHSTGDSQTHRATLSRVVFRNGDMKTSLSAGLSHRIGKNYLNDVLLQSSSRKLSSAIIGINHSQKLWGGLATLNPAYSRGTRWFGAESDEGKSDDALRAEFNKVTLAASYYYPIADNLHYLTNFYGQYSPQRLYGSEQVTLGGETSVRGFKEQYLSGNRGGYWRNELNWRAAQLPLLGSVTLTAAVDGGHLFSHQADSESAGTLWGAAVGAGVANQYLSQQITVGWPLAHPNWLKQDSAVVYYRVGLSF